GCGCAGTAACCTGCGCGGCGGTCAGACACTTGTTGCTCTCACTCTCTGTGCAAGTCAGCACCGCAGGATCAAAATGGCACTGCCGCGGATCGTTCAAGATTCCATCGGCCACTCCATCCTGCCGGTCGCAGGCCTGGTTCACAGCAGAGGCAATTGCGGGCAGTTTCGATGAAGGTATGTAACTGGCCGGATCCTGCGTAGTCGCCTGCGCGTTCCACAGCCCGCTGACCAGAAGATGCGTCCAGTAATTTGCCGGAGCCCCAGCGAGGATTCCGTCATAGTCTTCGGGGAAACGTTGCGCTTCCATCAAAGCCTGCCGGCCGCCGTTCGAGCAGCTCGCAAAATAGGAATACTTCGGATCGCTGCGGTAGAACGCTTTGATCGTAGTCTTGGCGAGCCGAGTCATTTCGTGGATTCCGCGATAACCGAAGTCCACGATCTTCTCCGGATGTCCGAGCGCCCAGGTCGCGTCGGTCGCATTTCCGGAGTGTCCAGTGTCAGTGGCGGCGGTCGCATATCCGCGGCTGAGCGCCGTCGCCATGCCGCGATAGTCCATCTGTCCGGCGAAGCCGCCGTTTCCTTGTCCCTGAAACTTTCCGCTCCATCCGCTGACCGGCATCCAGATTTCGACTTTGATATTTGAATCGGCGCTGGGATGCGCCTCTGCCTTCACCCGGCAAAATGCCGGAAGCGACTTGAAAAGAGACTCAGCTCCGGCGAGGTACGGAGGCAGGTTAGCCGGAACAGGAAAGGCGCCGGCAGCTACCACCTCCGCAGAAGCGACGTTCGCCTGCGGCAGTTTCAGCGCAGCAAGTTTCTCGCAAGAAGGTGCTTCCGGATACGCCGCAGCTGATAACAGAACCAGCCACAGTACCGCTGTCGGTTTTTGCATGCATGGCATTATGCCGCAGCGCGGGCCGAGCTGAGCAACGCTACATCCAGGCCGGCCATGGCGTCCACGAAATCCGACAAAGTGTGGCGTGGACAAATCAAACCGAGGTTAGGCGGCAATGGAGATGACGATCTTCCCGTATGCGCTTCTATCCTTGAGGCCTCCACTGTACGCGGGCGAAGCCTCATCCCATGGAACGGCTGCTTTGACGAATGCTTCGAGATGTCCAGCCTCAAGTTGCCTCGCGATCTCAACCAGCTGCCGTTGATTCGGTTCAACGATGAAGAAAGCGTTCTTCACTCGCTGGTCGGCCGTAGACTCGCTGTCTGCCGCAATCGTGATCATGCGTCCACCGGGCCTCAGGACACCCCATGACCGCTCCAGTGCGTCGCCGCCAACGGCGTCGAAGACTACATCCACATCGCGAACCTCGTTTTCAAAACGGGAAGCCTTGTAGTCGATGGCCTCG
Above is a window of Terriglobales bacterium DNA encoding:
- a CDS encoding tannase/feruloyl esterase family alpha/beta hydrolase; protein product: MQKPTAVLWLVLLSAAAYPEAPSCEKLAALKLPQANVASAEVVAAGAFPVPANLPPYLAGAESLFKSLPAFCRVKAEAHPSADSNIKVEIWMPVSGWSGKFQGQGNGGFAGQMDYRGMATALSRGYATAATDTGHSGNATDATWALGHPEKIVDFGYRGIHEMTRLAKTTIKAFYRSDPKYSYFASCSNGGRQALMEAQRFPEDYDGILAGAPANYWTHLLVSGLWNAQATTQDPASYIPSSKLPAIASAVNQACDRQDGVADGILNDPRQCHFDPAVLTCTESESNKCLTAAQVTALKKLYQGPHDNNGQIFPGFPPGAEEGEGGWSTWITGSAPGRALLFFFANGYFSNMIYNKADWDYKTADLSQATKASDEQGAKNLNATDPDLERLKNRRGKLIIYHGWNDPAISAINSIDYYNQVVKKMGAQNADSFLRLYMVPGMQHCGGGPRASLFSARDVQLALEDWVEKGVAPSRVVATTNSAAPASTNDARMTRPLCPYPQAAKYKGTGDPKRAESFDCAAGAN